Proteins encoded within one genomic window of Glandiceps talaboti chromosome 3, keGlaTala1.1, whole genome shotgun sequence:
- the LOC144432636 gene encoding cell adhesion molecule 3-like, whose protein sequence is MFTFTWYVAISIMAASIPSGVAEPRYVTAPSTSTTDVLIGQDIVLNCQVADYEDLNLFWTVELDDDKFPIGPFSNMNPTAYPRYAIIGDSAVGEYNLRVSSSVFSDAGNYTCALFNSQSNVVLIETVELVVSSPHPPVNDGPTCGSTLPTSAKEGDTASIRCTSTGGRPQARLQWKRGNTRIRGNSTLFEEPVANEGYNAINIYEWPLTNKDDGVSYDCLETHDALSASRKCSIGPFNVQHKPVVRITPNRYEIDIKKVQNITFRCSAKANPDVTEPYVWTFNNTEIELNQDGFSFSNDSLQSRLTVYDVTEQHRGLRIYCSAKNTIGVGNSSGVIVEIKAEISKNKDTVMMIIGIIVAVTLVSIVFAVVGMHFATGASCDCGYKSAKKQKRTQLQSQPSQDSTRERDDLAIDLSQFEGGTNQRAPEEAIMPMPTPVPLQETPNNYEVSPVSAPPPPAPTSAPTSNTEGYDNPSYAHNERPNGTAEPQIEEVPRDFKGVVSEEKDGTSHRMKMARKKKREAINKNSSKPVEGDYPKNLPENSQDWIM, encoded by the coding sequence ATGTTTACTTTCACTTGGTACGTCGCCATTTCCATCATGGCGGCGTCCATACCTTCAGGTGTCGCGGAACCACGATATGTGACCGCACCGTCGACATCGACGACCGATGTTCTTATTGGTCAAGACATAGTATTGAATTGCCAGGTAGCTGATTATGAGGACTTAAACTTGTTTTGGACCGTTGAACTTGATGATGACAAGTTCCCTATCGGACCGTTTTCAAATATGAACCCAACAGCTTATCCACGTTATGCAATAATCGGAGACTCGGCGGTTGGCGAGTATAACTTGCGAGTTTCATCTTCAGTTTTTAGCGACGCTGGTAATTATACATGTGCGTTATTTAATTCCCAATCTAATGTCGTTTTAATCGAAACTGTTGAACTTGTTGTTAGTTCTCCGCACCCACCTGTTAACGACGGTCCAACATGTGGCTCTACTCTGCCAACTTCTGCGAAAGAAGGGGACACCGCCTCCATTCGATGCACGTCAACTGGAGGAAGACCCCAGGCTCGCCTGCAATGGAAACGCGGTAACACTAGAATCAGAGGAAATTCCACATTGTTTGAGGAACCCGTTGCAAACGAGGGATACAATGCTATAAATATCTATGAATGGCCGCTGACTAACAAAGACGACGGTGTATCTTACGACTGCTTAGAGACCCACGATGCCCTTTCAGCTTCTCGCAAGTGCAGTATTGGTCCTTTCAATGTGCAACACAAACCAGTTGTACGTATCACACCAAACAGATATGAAATCGATATTAAGAAAGTTCAGAATATAACGTTTCGATGCTCAGCCAAGGCGAATCCAGACGTAACTGAACCGTATGTGTGGACATTTAATAACACCGAAATAGAACTAAATCAAGACGGCTTTTCTTTTAGTAATGATTCTCTACAATCTCGACTCACAGTATATGATGTGACGGAACAACATCGTGGCTTGAGAATATACTGCAGTGCAAAAAACACGATTGGAGTTGGTAATTCAAGTGGCGTGATAGTTGAAATAAAAGCAGAGATATCAAAAAATAAAGACACTGTGATGATGATAATAGGTATCATCGTTGCTGTCACTTTGGTGTCTATTGTCTTTGCTGTTGTTGGTATGCACTTCGCGACCGGGGCCTCGTGTGACTGTGGTTACAAAAGTGCTAAAAAACAGAAACGAACGCAGCTACAATCGCAGCCAAGCCAGGACAGTACTCGTGAACGTGATGATCTTGCTATCGACCTGAGCCAATTTGAAGGTGGTACTAACCAGAGAGCGCCAGAAGAAGCGATTATGCCTATGCCAACGCCAGTGCCGCTACAAGAAACGCCGAATAACTATGAAGTATCTCCAGTTTCAGCCCCACCTCCACCAGCACCCACCTCAGCACCCACATCGAATACAGAGGGATACGATAACCCCTCCTACGCCCACAACGAGCGACCCAACGGGACAGCTGAACCTCAGATTGAAGAAGTTCCTCGAGATTTCAAGGGTGTTGTGAGTGAAGAGAAGGATGGGACGTCGCACAGAATGAAGATGGCAAGAAAGAAAAAGCGAGAGGCTATCAATAAAAACAGCAGCAAACCTGTAGAAGGAGACTATCCAAAAAACCTACCAGAAAACAGCCAAGATTGGATAATGTAG